One Polaribacter sp. SA4-12 genomic window carries:
- a CDS encoding VCBS repeat-containing protein, protein MLRAFSFLFLIVIFVSCSTKDRETTLFSKISSDKTNINFSNNITETDSLNYFKYASIYLGGGVSVGDINNDGLIDLFFTGNQVPNKLYLNKGNLLFEDITGKANISGDNRWYTGTTMTDVNNDGYLDIYCSVAGKNGIKNNQLFINNQNNTFTEKAKEYNIDDTANSMQSTFFDYDNDGDLDLYIANYPITHQSTSNFIYKNKKDNATLAESNKLFRNDGNTFTDVTEQAGVKNYSLSLGVSAADINNDGWQDIYVSNDYSTPDFFYINNKDGTFKEIVKEATSHTSFYGMGIDVSDINNDGFLDLFQVDMESNNNRRQKANMASMNPELFYETVLYGFHNQYMHNCLQLNSGLIRNGIPEFSNISRLAGMSSTDWSWGPLFADFDNDGFKDLYITNGTRREVNNKDFFKKIGHKEYDKYSLLEKNKMIPSEKIDNFTFQNLGNLNFNNVGKKWGLEHKGFSNGAAYADLDNDGDLEIIVNNIDDKATIFNNNNSEKANYLKIKLNGSSKNKFGLGTRIYAFTADKKQMQELTLTRGYQSSVAPEIHFGLNKNEKIDSLKIIWQNGNIQVLKNVKANQLLTINYADAKPNLNKKIINKKKTLFTEVDNLLQPKHKENELNDFDKQVLLPHKMSTLGPALAVADVNNDGLDDYFIGGSFGNPSQLYLQKEGNFIKAEIPTIEKDKLSEDLGALFFDADLDGDKDLYVVSGGYEYAQNSSMLQDRFYENDGKGGFKKLVNSLPKFSSSGSKAYQLDYNKDGKQDVLVLGRQVSGKYPLPATCYLLKNNSTPSNIKFEDTSTTLFSGLGMATSAVITDFNNDSWQDIIIVGEWMNIRVFKNNKGTFTEVSEEMRLTKDTTGWWWSINQGDFDNDGDIDYILGNNGLNYKYKATENETFDIYVNDFDNNKKSDIVLSYYNEGKQYPLRGRQCSSQQIPGIKNKFKDYNEFSQATLVDVYGKQNLENALHYQVKSFASIYLENKGDTFAIHKLPIEAQFSSIQKILVNDYDKDGKLDAIIAGNLHNSEVETPRNDASYGVFLKGKGDGTFKPTSVLESGFYTSGDVKEMSEITINNEHYIIIGKNNDAVQYLKIEK, encoded by the coding sequence ATGTTAAGAGCATTCAGTTTTTTATTTCTAATAGTAATTTTCGTTAGCTGTTCAACTAAAGATAGAGAAACTACTTTATTCTCTAAAATTTCATCAGATAAAACCAATATCAACTTTAGTAATAATATAACAGAAACAGATTCTTTAAATTATTTTAAATACGCTTCTATTTATCTTGGAGGTGGTGTTTCTGTTGGTGATATTAATAATGATGGTCTTATAGACCTTTTCTTTACAGGAAACCAAGTACCAAACAAATTATATTTAAACAAAGGCAACTTACTTTTTGAAGATATTACAGGAAAAGCAAACATTTCTGGAGATAATAGATGGTATACAGGTACAACAATGACAGATGTAAATAACGATGGTTATTTAGATATTTATTGTTCGGTTGCAGGTAAAAACGGCATTAAAAACAATCAGCTTTTTATAAATAATCAAAATAATACGTTTACAGAAAAAGCAAAAGAATATAACATTGATGACACAGCGAACTCAATGCAGTCAACTTTTTTTGATTATGATAATGATGGAGATTTAGATCTTTATATTGCAAACTACCCTATTACACATCAATCAACATCTAACTTTATTTATAAAAACAAAAAGGACAATGCAACACTTGCAGAATCTAATAAATTATTTAGAAATGATGGAAATACTTTTACAGATGTTACAGAACAAGCAGGCGTAAAAAATTATAGCTTGTCATTAGGTGTTTCGGCTGCAGATATCAATAATGATGGTTGGCAAGACATCTATGTTTCTAATGATTATAGTACTCCAGATTTTTTTTACATCAACAATAAAGATGGAACTTTTAAAGAAATTGTAAAAGAAGCGACTTCTCACACTTCTTTTTACGGAATGGGAATTGATGTTTCTGATATTAATAATGATGGTTTTTTAGACCTTTTTCAAGTTGATATGGAATCTAATAATAACCGTCGTCAGAAAGCAAATATGGCAAGTATGAATCCGGAATTGTTTTATGAAACGGTTTTATATGGATTTCATAATCAATATATGCACAACTGTTTACAATTGAATTCGGGTTTAATAAGAAATGGAATTCCTGAGTTTTCAAATATCTCAAGATTAGCAGGAATGTCTTCTACAGATTGGAGTTGGGGTCCTTTATTTGCTGATTTTGATAATGACGGATTTAAAGATTTATATATTACAAACGGAACAAGACGAGAAGTTAATAACAAAGATTTTTTCAAAAAAATTGGACATAAAGAATATGATAAATATTCATTATTAGAAAAAAACAAAATGATTCCGAGTGAAAAGATTGACAATTTCACTTTTCAAAACTTAGGAAACCTCAACTTTAATAATGTTGGCAAAAAATGGGGTTTAGAACATAAAGGCTTTTCTAATGGAGCTGCTTATGCAGATTTAGATAATGATGGAGATTTAGAAATCATTGTAAATAATATAGATGATAAAGCTACTATCTTCAATAACAATAATTCAGAAAAAGCTAACTATTTAAAAATAAAACTGAATGGATCTTCTAAAAATAAATTCGGATTAGGAACCAGAATTTATGCTTTTACTGCTGATAAAAAACAAATGCAAGAATTAACGCTAACAAGAGGTTATCAATCTTCAGTAGCACCAGAAATTCATTTCGGATTAAATAAAAATGAAAAAATTGACAGTTTAAAAATTATTTGGCAAAATGGAAACATTCAAGTTTTAAAGAACGTAAAAGCAAATCAATTATTGACAATTAATTATGCTGATGCTAAGCCAAACCTCAACAAGAAAATAATCAACAAAAAAAAAACTTTATTTACAGAAGTAGATAATTTACTACAACCAAAACATAAAGAAAACGAGCTTAACGATTTTGACAAACAAGTTTTATTGCCTCACAAAATGTCAACTTTAGGTCCTGCTCTAGCAGTTGCAGATGTAAATAATGATGGTTTAGATGATTATTTTATCGGTGGTTCTTTTGGAAATCCATCACAATTATATTTACAAAAAGAAGGCAATTTTATAAAGGCTGAAATTCCAACTATAGAAAAAGACAAACTTTCTGAAGATTTAGGAGCATTATTTTTTGATGCTGATTTAGATGGTGATAAAGATTTATATGTGGTTAGTGGTGGTTATGAATATGCTCAAAACTCATCAATGTTACAAGATAGATTCTATGAAAATGATGGAAAAGGTGGTTTTAAAAAATTGGTAAATAGTTTACCTAAATTTTCTAGTAGTGGCTCTAAAGCATATCAATTAGATTATAATAAAGATGGCAAACAAGATGTTTTAGTTCTTGGTAGACAAGTCTCTGGAAAATACCCTTTACCCGCAACATGTTATTTACTTAAAAATAATTCGACTCCTTCAAACATTAAATTTGAAGACACCTCTACTACCCTATTTTCAGGTTTAGGAATGGCAACAAGTGCTGTTATTACTGATTTTAATAATGATTCTTGGCAAGATATTATTATTGTTGGCGAATGGATGAACATAAGAGTTTTCAAAAATAACAAAGGAACTTTTACTGAAGTTTCTGAAGAAATGAGATTAACAAAAGACACTACTGGTTGGTGGTGGAGCATTAATCAAGGAGATTTTGACAATGATGGTGATATAGACTACATTTTAGGAAATAATGGCTTAAACTATAAATACAAAGCCACTGAGAATGAAACTTTTGATATTTATGTCAATGATTTTGATAACAATAAAAAAAGCGACATTGTTTTAAGTTATTATAATGAAGGGAAACAATATCCACTTCGTGGAAGACAATGTTCATCTCAACAAATACCAGGAATCAAGAATAAATTTAAAGATTACAATGAATTTTCTCAAGCTACTTTAGTTGATGTTTATGGAAAACAAAATTTAGAAAATGCTTTACATTATCAAGTAAAATCTTTTGCAAGTATTTATTTAGAAAACAAAGGCGATACTTTTGCAATTCACAAACTTCCTATTGAAGCTCAATTTTCTAGCATTCAAAAAATATTGGTGAATGATTATGATAAAGATGGAAAACTAGATGCTATTATTGCGGGTAACTTACATAATTCAGAAGTTGAAACGCCAAGAAATGACGCTAGTTATGGAGTGTTTTTAAAAGGAAAAGGAGATGGAACATTTAAACCAACTTCTGTCTTAGAAAGTGGTTTTTATACTTCTGGTGATGTAAAAGAAATGTCTGAAATAACAATTAATAATGAACATTACATTATCATTGGTAAAAATAATGATGCAGTACAATACTTAAAAATTGAAAAATAG
- a CDS encoding GntP family permease yields MIDFTLISAVFIGIAILLILILKFRIPAFIALLIASISVGIFSGMDPLDIIRTIIEGMGNTLGFVATVVGLGAMFGAILEHSGGAEALANYLLHKFGEKNASWALMITGFFIAIPVFFDVAFIILVPLIYSLQRKTKKSLLLYAIPLLSGLAITHAFIPPTPGPVAVADILKADLGWVIFFGFIVGIPSAIISGPLFAKYISKKIFVEAPKIDDKQNHKESPAVGMILAIIGIPIILIVSNTVLNSPLFDEGTIPENVKNWLQMIGHPFTALIIANLIAWYLLGIKRGYHKETLLKITTKSMEAAGIIILLTGAGGVFKQILINTGTGTMLANYFADKGISILVFAFLAAVIVRVLQGSSTVAMITSAGITAPLLADSITEIDKALLVIAIAAGASIMSHVNDSGFWLVSKYLNIDEKQTFRSWSVMTIILSLVGFSCVMILSFLL; encoded by the coding sequence ATGATAGATTTTACTCTTATTTCTGCAGTTTTTATTGGAATAGCTATTTTACTTATCTTAATTCTTAAATTTAGAATTCCTGCTTTCATTGCACTTTTAATTGCAAGTATTTCTGTTGGAATATTTTCAGGAATGGATCCTTTAGATATTATCCGCACTATAATAGAAGGTATGGGAAATACTTTAGGTTTTGTAGCTACAGTTGTAGGATTAGGGGCAATGTTTGGAGCAATTTTAGAACACTCTGGTGGTGCTGAAGCTTTGGCGAATTATTTATTACATAAATTCGGAGAAAAAAATGCTTCTTGGGCACTGATGATAACAGGTTTTTTTATTGCAATTCCTGTTTTTTTCGATGTTGCATTTATCATTTTAGTCCCATTAATCTATTCACTGCAAAGGAAAACTAAAAAATCACTCTTGTTATATGCAATTCCTTTATTATCAGGTTTGGCAATTACGCATGCATTTATTCCTCCAACACCTGGACCAGTTGCTGTTGCAGATATTTTAAAAGCAGATTTAGGTTGGGTTATCTTCTTTGGTTTTATTGTAGGAATTCCTTCTGCTATTATTAGTGGACCATTATTTGCAAAATATATTTCAAAAAAAATATTTGTTGAAGCACCTAAAATAGATGACAAACAAAATCATAAAGAATCTCCTGCAGTAGGAATGATACTTGCTATAATTGGTATTCCTATTATTTTAATAGTGAGTAATACCGTTTTAAATAGCCCTTTATTCGATGAAGGTACTATTCCTGAAAATGTTAAAAACTGGTTGCAAATGATTGGGCATCCATTTACCGCATTAATAATTGCTAATTTAATTGCATGGTATTTATTAGGAATTAAAAGAGGTTATCATAAAGAAACGTTATTAAAAATAACAACAAAATCTATGGAAGCTGCAGGTATTATTATATTATTAACTGGAGCAGGTGGCGTTTTTAAACAAATTTTAATAAATACAGGAACAGGTACAATGCTTGCCAATTATTTTGCAGATAAAGGTATAAGTATTCTTGTCTTTGCCTTTTTAGCTGCAGTAATTGTAAGGGTTTTACAGGGTTCATCAACAGTTGCAATGATAACTTCTGCTGGTATTACAGCGCCTTTATTAGCGGATTCAATTACAGAAATAGACAAAGCACTTTTAGTAATTGCAATAGCAGCTGGAGCCTCAATAATGTCTCATGTAAATGATAGTGGCTTTTGGTTAGTAAGTAAATATTTAAATATTGACGAAAAACAAACGTTTAGAAGTTGGTCTGTAATGACAATTATTTTATCGCTCGTTGGTTTTAGTTGCGTAATGATATTATCATTTCTTCTCTAA
- the bglX gene encoding beta-glucosidase BglX, translating to MKKTFLLLLLVVVVLGCKESKQTFVKDTTHEKKIDALISKMTLEEKIGQTNLRGVSSRAKSLPENLKEAVKKGNVGAFLNIMNLDYVDELQRLAVEESPNGIPLIFGRDVIHGFKTIFPIPLGLAATWNAQIVEKTSEISAFEASAAGIRWTFAPMLDIARDSRWGRVAESPGEDPYLATILGAAYVKGFQGEDLSNPFRMAASAKHYIGYGAAIGGRDYNTVNLNEPLLRNVYLPPFKAAVDAGSATVMSAFNEINGIPATGNKYLLKDVLRDELHFDGFVVSDWDSVIEMVSHGFASDEKHSAELAAKAGLDMEMTSQAYENHLKELIEEKKVTIEELNEFVRNILRVKFRLGLFENPYRNKEHTGNFYAENHIKEAKKAAIESTVLLKNKNSILPISEKTNVAIIGPLANAPHEQLGTWAFDGEKEHTNTPLDAYQKANANFKFAKGVDYSRDKSKKGFKEAIDIAKKSDVILFFGGEEAILSGEAHSRANMDLPGIQEELIHELAKTGKPIVLIIMAGRPITITNIIDETEAVLMAWHPGTMGGEALYEIINGIKAPEGRLPVSWPKTAGQLPYFYNHKNTGRPADSVTFIPIDKIPVAAWQSSLGNKSHYLDAGFTPHFPFGYGLSYTTFRYSDLTISKDNINFSEDLEVKFSLTNTGTKDGKEITQLYIQDIVGSITRPIKELKRFQHVFLKKGETKEVSFKISSKDLEFVNHKIVKAAEEGQFNLWVGPNAAQGLKTSFTLKNK from the coding sequence ATGAAAAAAACATTCCTTTTACTATTATTGGTAGTAGTTGTTTTAGGTTGTAAAGAAAGCAAACAGACGTTTGTGAAAGATACAACTCATGAAAAAAAGATTGATGCGTTAATTTCTAAAATGACGCTTGAAGAAAAAATAGGACAAACCAATTTAAGAGGCGTTTCTAGTAGAGCAAAATCGTTACCAGAAAATTTAAAAGAAGCTGTAAAAAAGGGGAATGTTGGAGCTTTTTTAAATATTATGAACCTAGATTATGTGGATGAATTACAAAGACTAGCTGTAGAAGAAAGTCCAAATGGAATTCCATTAATTTTTGGAAGAGATGTTATTCATGGTTTTAAAACTATTTTTCCAATACCATTGGGATTAGCAGCAACTTGGAATGCACAAATAGTAGAAAAAACTTCAGAAATTTCTGCTTTTGAAGCTTCAGCAGCAGGAATTAGATGGACGTTTGCACCGATGTTAGATATTGCTAGAGATAGTCGTTGGGGAAGAGTAGCAGAATCTCCAGGAGAAGATCCATATTTAGCTACAATTTTGGGAGCAGCATATGTTAAAGGGTTTCAAGGAGAAGACTTAAGTAATCCATTTAGAATGGCAGCTTCTGCAAAGCATTATATTGGTTATGGAGCAGCAATTGGTGGTAGAGATTATAATACGGTTAATTTAAATGAACCTCTTTTAAGAAATGTTTATTTACCTCCATTTAAAGCTGCTGTAGATGCTGGTTCTGCAACTGTAATGAGTGCTTTTAATGAGATAAACGGAATTCCTGCAACAGGTAATAAATATCTGCTAAAAGATGTTTTAAGAGATGAGTTACATTTTGATGGTTTTGTAGTTAGTGATTGGGATTCTGTTATAGAAATGGTCAGTCATGGTTTTGCAAGTGATGAAAAACACTCAGCAGAATTAGCCGCAAAAGCAGGATTAGATATGGAAATGACTAGTCAGGCTTATGAAAATCATTTAAAAGAGTTAATCGAAGAAAAGAAGGTAACTATAGAAGAATTAAATGAGTTTGTTCGAAATATTTTACGCGTTAAATTTAGATTAGGGCTTTTCGAAAATCCATATAGAAATAAAGAGCATACTGGTAATTTTTATGCTGAAAATCATATAAAAGAAGCTAAAAAAGCAGCAATAGAAAGTACAGTATTATTAAAAAATAAGAATTCTATTTTACCAATATCAGAAAAAACAAATGTTGCAATTATTGGTCCTTTGGCAAATGCGCCACATGAACAATTAGGTACTTGGGCTTTTGATGGAGAAAAAGAGCATACAAACACACCTTTAGATGCTTATCAAAAAGCAAATGCAAATTTTAAATTTGCAAAAGGGGTAGATTATAGTCGAGATAAATCAAAAAAAGGATTTAAGGAAGCGATTGATATTGCAAAAAAATCTGATGTTATTTTATTTTTTGGAGGTGAAGAAGCTATTCTTTCTGGTGAAGCACATAGTAGAGCAAATATGGATTTACCAGGAATTCAAGAAGAATTGATACATGAACTTGCAAAAACAGGAAAACCTATTGTTTTAATTATCATGGCAGGTAGACCAATTACAATTACGAATATTATAGATGAAACAGAAGCCGTTTTAATGGCATGGCATCCAGGAACAATGGGAGGTGAAGCTTTATATGAAATTATTAATGGAATAAAAGCTCCAGAAGGTAGATTGCCAGTTTCTTGGCCAAAAACAGCGGGACAATTACCGTATTTCTACAATCATAAAAATACAGGGAGACCTGCAGATAGTGTAACCTTTATTCCGATCGATAAAATTCCAGTTGCTGCTTGGCAAAGTTCTTTAGGAAATAAATCTCATTATTTAGATGCTGGTTTTACACCTCATTTTCCTTTTGGTTATGGTTTATCGTATACTACTTTTAGATATTCTGATTTGACAATTTCTAAGGATAATATCAATTTTAGTGAAGATTTAGAAGTGAAGTTTTCTTTAACAAATACAGGAACTAAAGACGGTAAAGAGATTACTCAATTATATATTCAAGATATTGTAGGTAGTATAACTAGACCTATAAAAGAATTAAAAAGGTTTCAACATGTTTTCTTAAAAAAGGGAGAAACAAAAGAAGTTTCTTTCAAAATATCATCTAAAGATTTAGAATTTGTGAATCATAAAATTGTGAAAGCAGCAGAAGAAGGTCAGTTTAATCTTTGGGTTGGCCCAAATGCAGCACAAGGTTTAAAAACATCTTTTACGCTTAAAAATAAATAA
- a CDS encoding SMP-30/gluconolactonase/LRE family protein, with amino-acid sequence MIKKVSLLIFSILLFACNSNKEQKVDKVTASKKVATLEYEIEATLGEGAIWNYKTQELYWIDIEGKQLNIYNPKSKINRTLNTNSRIGTVVPFTEIEALIALEDGVHKINLKTGESNLFTDMKSELPDSRLNDGKCDPAGRFWVGSMHFNKEKGKANLYTITSENILEKKIDSVTISNGIVWTSDKKTMYYIDTPTSTIKEFDYNNETGEISNGKIAVEIPESLGFPDGMTIDEENMLWVGMWNGNAVIRFNPKTGKVLSKIEVPAHNITSCAFGGENLDILYITTASVDMTEKEIKKYPLAGSVYKVNPGVKGVQSNFYKQSK; translated from the coding sequence ATGATTAAAAAAGTATCGCTTTTAATTTTTTCAATTTTATTATTTGCTTGTAATTCTAATAAAGAACAAAAGGTGGACAAAGTAACAGCATCAAAAAAAGTAGCAACACTAGAGTATGAAATTGAAGCTACTTTGGGAGAAGGTGCTATATGGAATTATAAAACCCAAGAATTATATTGGATTGATATTGAAGGAAAGCAATTAAATATTTACAATCCAAAATCCAAAATTAATAGAACATTAAATACAAACTCTAGAATAGGTACCGTTGTTCCTTTTACTGAAATCGAAGCTTTGATTGCATTAGAAGATGGTGTTCATAAAATAAATCTAAAAACTGGTGAAAGTAATTTATTCACCGATATGAAAAGCGAATTACCTGATAGTAGATTAAATGACGGAAAATGTGATCCTGCAGGAAGGTTTTGGGTTGGCTCAATGCATTTTAATAAAGAAAAAGGAAAGGCAAATTTATATACAATAACATCAGAAAATATTTTAGAAAAGAAGATTGATAGTGTTACAATTTCTAACGGTATTGTTTGGACTTCGGATAAAAAAACAATGTATTACATCGATACACCAACTTCTACAATTAAAGAGTTTGATTATAATAATGAAACAGGTGAAATATCAAACGGAAAAATTGCAGTTGAAATTCCAGAATCTTTAGGTTTTCCTGATGGAATGACCATTGATGAAGAAAATATGCTTTGGGTTGGTATGTGGAATGGAAATGCGGTGATCAGATTTAATCCAAAGACAGGAAAAGTACTTTCTAAAATAGAAGTTCCTGCTCATAATATTACTTCTTGTGCTTTTGGAGGAGAAAACTTAGACATCTTATATATAACTACTGCAAGTGTAGATATGACTGAGAAAGAAATAAAAAAATATCCTTTAGCAGGATCTGTATATAAAGTGAATCCAGGTGTTAAAGGAGTACAAAGTAATTTTTATAAACAAAGTAAATAA
- a CDS encoding prolyl oligopeptidase family serine peptidase — protein MNPIPSESGEATLELIEKIISEKAIDTSRVYITGLSMGGFGTWDFIARKPNLFAAAIPMAGYSDLNQINKIKEIPIWIFHGNKDKWNPVEGSRKMYSLLSNVNKDVRYSEYSLGHRDTFKKAFQEAELIPWMFSKSKKQN, from the coding sequence ATGAATCCAATACCATCAGAATCTGGTGAAGCTACATTAGAATTAATAGAAAAAATAATTTCAGAGAAGGCAATAGATACATCTCGAGTTTATATAACAGGTTTATCTATGGGAGGTTTTGGAACTTGGGATTTTATAGCAAGAAAGCCTAATTTATTTGCAGCAGCAATACCAATGGCAGGATATTCTGATCTTAATCAAATAAACAAAATAAAAGAAATTCCTATTTGGATTTTTCATGGAAATAAAGACAAATGGAATCCTGTTGAAGGTTCAAGAAAAATGTATTCTCTTTTATCTAATGTAAATAAAGATGTTAGATATTCAGAATATAGTCTTGGTCATAGAGACACATTTAAAAAAGCTTTTCAAGAGGCAGAATTAATTCCGTGGATGTTTTCAAAATCTAAAAAACAAAATTAA
- a CDS encoding glycoside hydrolase family 3 C-terminal domain-containing protein produces the protein MRVAFKKNISILTFILCLHISFINGQNKIPQIQLEKNQTSSVYIEAKIDSIIAVLTLEEKIALTHAQSKFSTEGVSRLGIPEVWMSDGPLGVREEILWDDWGEANWTNDAITAFPALTCLAASFNPDLSGEYGFSLGEEARYREKDVLLGPGVNIYRTPFNGRNFEYLGEDPFLASTMVVPYVKGVQKNGVAACVKHFVLNNQEHLRDKINVEVSDRALHEIYLPAFKAAVQKGKVWSLMGAYNKFRGQYTTHHKILNKILKTDWGFDGVVISDWGSAHNTKEAALYGLDMEMGTGTDGLGVSKKDNYNYYYLANPFLEAIKKGELSEDLLDDKVRRILRLVYRTNLNPNRSLGKLNNKEHHEVARKVATEGIVLLKNEDNFFPIEDKKGVTIAVIGENATRNMTRGGGSSQLKPLFEISPLEGIKTRYKNATIIHTMGYESGASAYNAALPATLNQDSLYVKAIEVAKKADIVLFIGGLNKSYHQDTEGGDRKVFKLPFGQEKLLNGIYEVNKEVGFLLVTGNAVEMPWVSKTKGILQTWYLGSMAGHAIADIVSGDVNPSGKLPFSFPKKLKDNGAHSFGETSYPGDGVNQYYKEDILVGYRWFDTKKIVPQYAFGFGLSYTDFEISDVKVNQKKYANKDQIKVTFNVSNTGNREGAEVVQLYIGKHKSKVKRALKELKGFTKVYLEKGEQKTVTISIDASELAYYNTEVSDWSVEKGTYYLYVGNASNNIIKKIKFDLD, from the coding sequence ATGAGAGTAGCGTTTAAAAAAAATATTTCAATACTAACTTTTATTTTATGTCTTCATATTTCATTTATAAATGGACAAAATAAAATACCACAAATTCAATTAGAAAAAAATCAAACTAGTTCTGTATATATAGAGGCAAAAATAGATAGCATTATTGCTGTTTTAACGCTTGAAGAAAAAATAGCATTGACTCATGCACAATCTAAATTTAGTACAGAAGGAGTTTCTAGATTAGGGATACCAGAAGTATGGATGTCTGATGGACCTCTTGGAGTTAGAGAAGAAATTCTTTGGGATGATTGGGGAGAAGCAAATTGGACGAATGATGCAATTACAGCTTTTCCTGCTTTAACTTGTTTAGCTGCAAGTTTTAATCCTGATTTATCTGGAGAATATGGTTTTAGTTTGGGAGAAGAAGCTAGGTATAGAGAAAAAGATGTTTTATTGGGGCCAGGTGTAAATATTTACAGAACCCCATTCAATGGTAGAAACTTTGAATATTTAGGGGAAGATCCTTTTTTAGCTTCAACGATGGTTGTTCCTTATGTTAAAGGTGTTCAAAAAAATGGAGTTGCAGCTTGTGTAAAGCATTTTGTGTTAAACAATCAAGAACATTTAAGAGATAAAATTAATGTAGAAGTTAGTGATAGAGCATTACATGAAATTTATTTACCTGCATTTAAAGCCGCTGTACAAAAAGGAAAAGTTTGGTCTCTTATGGGGGCTTATAATAAATTTAGAGGTCAGTACACAACACATCATAAAATTTTGAATAAAATTTTAAAAACAGATTGGGGTTTTGATGGTGTTGTAATAAGTGATTGGGGGTCTGCACATAACACAAAAGAAGCAGCTTTATATGGCTTAGATATGGAGATGGGTACAGGAACTGATGGTTTAGGCGTAAGTAAAAAAGATAATTATAACTATTATTATTTAGCAAATCCATTTTTAGAAGCCATTAAAAAGGGGGAGTTAAGTGAAGATTTATTGGATGATAAAGTGCGTAGAATTTTAAGATTGGTGTATCGTACAAACTTAAATCCAAACAGATCTTTAGGAAAGTTAAACAATAAAGAACATCATGAAGTAGCAAGAAAAGTAGCTACAGAAGGGATTGTTTTATTAAAAAATGAAGATAATTTTTTCCCTATAGAAGACAAAAAAGGAGTAACAATTGCTGTTATAGGAGAAAATGCAACAAGAAATATGACAAGGGGTGGAGGATCATCTCAATTAAAACCTCTTTTTGAAATATCTCCCTTAGAAGGGATTAAAACAAGATATAAAAATGCCACTATAATTCATACAATGGGTTATGAGTCTGGTGCTTCTGCCTACAATGCAGCACTTCCTGCAACTTTAAATCAAGATTCTTTATATGTAAAGGCAATTGAAGTTGCTAAAAAAGCAGACATCGTTCTTTTTATAGGTGGTTTAAATAAAAGTTATCATCAAGATACAGAAGGAGGAGATAGAAAAGTTTTTAAATTGCCATTTGGACAAGAAAAATTATTAAACGGAATTTATGAAGTTAATAAAGAAGTCGGATTTTTATTAGTAACAGGAAATGCTGTAGAAATGCCTTGGGTTTCTAAAACGAAAGGAATTTTACAAACTTGGTATTTAGGAAGTATGGCAGGTCATGCAATTGCAGATATTGTTAGTGGAGATGTAAATCCTTCAGGGAAACTTCCTTTTTCTTTTCCGAAGAAATTAAAAGATAATGGAGCGCATTCTTTTGGCGAAACTTCGTATCCTGGAGATGGCGTAAATCAATATTATAAAGAAGATATTTTAGTTGGGTACAGATGGTTTGATACAAAGAAAATAGTACCTCAATATGCTTTTGGTTTTGGTTTGTCTTATACTGATTTTGAAATCTCTGATGTAAAAGTAAATCAGAAAAAATATGCTAATAAAGACCAAATAAAAGTAACTTTTAATGTTTCTAATACAGGAAATAGAGAAGGAGCTGAGGTTGTACAATTATATATTGGTAAACATAAATCGAAAGTAAAAAGAGCTTTAAAAGAATTGAAAGGTTTTACGAAAGTATATTTAGAAAAAGGTGAGCAAAAAACAGTTACAATTTCTATTGATGCATCAGAATTAGCATATTATAATACTGAAGTTTCTGATTGGTCTGTTGAGAAAGGAACTTATTATTTGTATGTAGGAAATGCATCAAATAACATAATAAAAAAGATAAAGTTTGATTTGGATTAA